TTTgaacacaaaagtttttaatttggaGGAAGTCCaatttatgtgtttttctgttttcttgtgcttttggcGTCCCAGCTAAGAAAAACCATTGTGTAatccaagatcatgaagatttacacctctgtttccctctaagatttttatcattttaactcttacatgtaagtcttttttaaatgttttatatatgatGTGAGGCAGAAATCCAACTTCACTCTTCTGCATACAGGTagccagttgtcccagcactatttgCTGAAAAGATTATTCCTTCCCCCGTTGAATTATCTTGGCACTGTAGTTgaaaaatcaattggccataaaTGTATAGGCTTAATTTTGAATATTGTCTTTTTAATATCTACTGAGATTATCATAAGATCCTTCTTTCAATACAAAATATTGTTAGATTTAATCAATTTTCCCTTTACAATCATGAGATGACGCAGACTCAGTCATGGTGAATTGTTCCTTTCGCTCTGTAAATGTGATTTGATATCCTTTTGTGTTTATAAGTGAGAtcaatatattactttttttagTGCCATCTTTGTTATCATGTTTCTATAAATTTCATAAAACAAGTTTCATCTTTCTCTATAGCCTGGGAAAATAAAGTGTGTGGAGTAGTCCAAGACCTAAAATGTTTGAAGTCCCTTCATCCTCTGGAAGGATCAAGGGATGATAATGCTGGTCTTATTTGCTGGAGGTCCCAGGTCTCTACAAAGTGATGAGTTTAAACCACAAATGAATATTTAAACCACAAACTCAGCTGAGTTtaagttatgttttaaaaaataagtcactgtcttgggggaggggagggtacagctcagtggtagagcgtgtgcttagcatgcttgaggtcctgggttcaatccccagtacctctgttaaaaacataataaataaataaataaacctaattaacctcccctccaccccctccgcaaagaattatttgaataaaaataagtcaCTATCTTAAGAACAATTTCATCCCTTCTTTATTCCATCCAGATCAGCTATAGTTATCCTCTACATGAAAAGCGTGCTTACCCAAAGTTCTTGTCATCTTTCATTTGTCCTGAACGCCCGTCATCCTTCCCCCGATCTCCAGCTGCTTCTgcttaatttaaagaaaatacaaccTGTGCAGCTGACATGTTTGCTTTTCCTAAATACCTTGTCTCTGTCTTGACGTGAATATTTTGCTTCTCGGTGTGATGGTTAGAGCGTAGGCTCTGGAATGAGGCTGCCTGGGTGTGAAGCCtgactctgctgtacaccagctgtatgaccttgacaAGGTCTTAACTTCCTCACCTAGAAACCAGAACTCATCCTTGGACCCACCACATTGGATCGTGAAGGGCATCACATGACTCAAGATTCCTAAGGTGTTTAGAACAATGCTTGGCTCTTGGAATATCCGTGATTTTAACACATAAATACACTCGTGTTTTAAAGGCTGAAATTCCAAAGCTTAGATGTCATGCCTCATCTTTCTTCCCTTGCAACTGATTTCTGAATAGAAATGTTCTCATCACTGGGGCTCGCTCTTTCTGGCTCagctgcctcccttccccttgtGTTGCCTTTgaattctcccttccttctgagcTCCCTTCAACCCCAGATAGCTCTTCTGAGAAGAGCTTGACAAAGTCTGAATCACTGTCctatctcttttctcttcctaaagAACTTCCATCCCTTTTCATGGGGAATTTAGGAAGTCTGTGACTCTGCTGCATCTTGAAAATGGTGATATGCTATCATTCCCCTGATGGACATCCATTCTAAAGTGATCCCATGGCTTCCAAGTTGCACTGGGACCAGCAGAGAGAATGAATCTAACACAAGGCCACGAAAGCCCCATGGtaaccacacacacagagatgacTGCAAATCCATCTCCATCCCATTTAACACTCTTCCAAAACCCAGATCCTTCTAACTAGCTCCCTTCTGAAAGTTTCTGTCACAAACTGAGCTTCCTCAAAAGGCTCATTGGCGTCCCAGCAAATCTCATCCTTTGTTGTTTCACTGTCTTCAGATGGCACCAACATTTACCAACCactcaggtttaaaaaaaacaaacaaacttggaAGTCATTTTGGACAACTTCCTCTCTTACCACCTTCATCAAACACTAGCCAAGATCTGTCATTTCCATCTCCTAAATCTCTTTGAACGCAACGCATCCTGCCTCCAGCTCTTTAACTCCTTGTCACCAGTGATGCTGCCTCACTCATTCTTGACCCTGTTCACCAAAGAGATCTACTTGACCTAACTACCCTACGGCAGAGAACACGAGGGCACTCTTGTCAGGGGCTGGTTTCTTCGTACCTGGTCAAGATCCGGTCTCCTCTCACCTCCTTGACTCCTCTTCTTAGATCCCCCCCATTTTTCTGGCATTCTCAGGCTCCCCCTCTCTTCTGAATCATTCCCACCAGCACAGAAACTTGCTCTCTCCCCATCTTTGCCTATTTGTCATTTCCTTCTGTCCAGCTAAGccatcattgtttttctttttagacaaACTTGCCAGCAGAGTTGTCTAATACTTGTGTCCAGTGGTTTTTCTCATGTCCACTATGCTCCATGCCCGTCTGGCCTCTGaccccctcagcccctgacacTGCTCTTATCACAGCCACCAGCAACCTCCATAtgccaaaggaaaggaaaaatattgtatcTTCAGCTCACTCCCACATTTAACACTGTTCACCCCTCCTAGAAGCAATCTTAGTTCTGTTGACTTTGACAAAAGCTCCCATTCTCACTAATTCTGTCCTTCAAGCCTCTGGGAGCCTCAACCTCTTTGGGAAGTTTTCCCTCCTCATCAACCAGCATGAGTTTGGGGGCCCTCCACTGGGCTCCCCAATCCTTCTTTAGGTGATTCTTCCCTTTGCTTTGCAATTGCCTGTTCTATCTGCCTCTCACTGCAAGGTTGGGGTCCACGTTTCATCAGCCTGCTTAGCACCCATTGAGCCATCGTGTGTTTTCTTGAGTGAATGCAGCCCCCTGAGAGGGTGAAGACAGATTTTGTAGCAGCATTTTAAAACCCAGAGTTGACATATCTGAACTCATAGGTCAAAAAAACTTAGCCAGCCACCGTCTCTACCTCTGGGCACCTGCCATCTCGGATGCCTGTGCCAGTGTGTAACCTACAGAGATGTCAATTTCCTATGGGTCCAGCCCAATAACGTGATTCATTCAATTAGCCATTGCCTTAAACATTGAGTTATTTAAGTTTAATCACATTAAAATAAGACATCAAACTAGGGCATATGACGGGTTcctaacaatgaaaaaaaaaaaaaaaatagggctgAAGCTTCATTAGCAGTTGCCTCTCCCGGGAGTCATAACCTACTGAAACCACTGGCAAAAATAGAAATCCCTGTGGCTACAGTCTTGTGGGCTTCAGATCTTACACCCTCTGTCAGAAACACTTGATTCTGGCTTTGAAATGGACTCTGGTTGAAATGCTGTGCCCTTTGGGATGGCATCTTACCTGTCCCTTCTCACAGCCCTCCCAGGTCTACATGCCACTCGCATCCTTTCCCGgccctcagcctctctccctgccctgatGGCTTTGGTCCTGCTGGCTGGGAAAGGAGCCACTGTGGTGCCAGAAGTGAGGGCAGGGCGGGGCGCACCACCCCCAGCTCACTGCTTCTGCGGCCGTGTCTGTGGCTCTGATGAAAGCACCTTGACATGGGACCTTGGACGTTCGCTACTGTCTGAGCAgctctgttcctcctcctctggtTGTTGCTCCTGCATTTGGCCCCGGGCCCGCCTTCTCTCCAGCATCTCCTCGAAAAAGATCTGGCAGCTGAAGCCCTCTTGGATGCCATACTGGGCATgctccagcagctcctccagCGTGGGGAAGACCCGGCAGCAGGCCATGCACCGCAGCCCGTAGTTGGTGGTGACCAGCCAGTCTGGGGTGTCCCGCAGCTCCTGCAGACAGCACTCCAGGGGCGCCAGCAGCTCCATGTCGTCCGGCTCTGAGCAGGTGTTGTTCCTGCTGGCTTCCAGCTCCCAGCGCAGGTCGGTGTTGGACGCCATCTCAAAGGAGGAgcctttctgcctctgcctcctgatAAACTCGGCTTCGTGGATGCGGGGCTGCCTGCTGACCGGCTCGAAGCCACTGTCGGTCTCCCAGGCCACGGCCACGCCCTGCACGGTCTTCACGTGGGTATAGAAGGCGCACATGTTTTGCTGGGCAGCATCCTTGTCGCTGTATGTGCAGGAGTAGCAAGACTGGTCCTGGGAGTAGGACTGGTACTCGGAGGAGGACTCGGACAACAGTGAGCTGCTCCAGCTCAGCATTCTCCGGCCCTTGCCCGAAAAGTAGACGTCCTCCTTGTGGGGAGTGGCCGGGCCCAGCTGCGGAGAtggctcctctctctctgtgGTCCCTGCAAGGTGGAAGGACATTTTCATCAGTGCCCTGGAAGGATCAGTGCCATGGTCCACCTGAGGACTCCAAAAGGGTGCACCTCCCTGTGCTTGGTTCCCCATAAAGTGGGGGATAATATACATTTCTCTTGGGGTGATGATAGGaatcaaatatataaacagatgtaTCTGTAAGTTTTGGATTTAATGATGAGGTTCAACTAATGTATGAATGTAATATCCAAGCCCTTGACCAAACCTTTGATTCAACTGGTGAATACAGATTGTGGGATGTCCATACAGTGCAATCCTCTTCGCTGATAGCAGGGAATGAACAGCTGTTACGTATAAAACATGGGTGAATCTATAGTGCATTCCACTAAACAGAAGAAGTCAGGGTACAGAAGCCATAGAATACCTGATTCCATTTAGATAATCTCTAGAAAGGGCAAAACTACAGGTAGAGAGAACAGAGGAGGGGTTACCAGGAGCTAAGGGGGAGGGATCTGACTGCAGAGGGTCACAAGGGACTTTCagaaggtgatgaaaatattctgcatCATGATCACAGTGATGGTTACACAAATGTCAAAATCtttcaaactgtacacttaaagttGGTGAGGTTTGTGTGTGTAAATCACAGCTCGATAAAGCCCATTTAGAAAACCAGGCATGGGAAGTGCTTTGGCTGGGCCatccagctctgccttcccctggCATTTGTGACGGGTCTTGCCTAACCCCAAAGGCATCTCACCCTTTCCTCGAACACTCATTGGATCCCATCGCTATATATACGTGCTAAAGGCTTGCCATATTTTAACTTctgtaatataaaaaaaaaacctaagaaattGGATTGTTATTAATTTTGccaaattaggaaactgaggcacagagcttTGAAATGACTGATGGAGCAGAGCTGGTGCTGGGCCCTCGACCCCGAGGGCCGGTGTGACCCTTAGGCGCTGCCCATGGTCACTTCATAGTGGTCTTCAAACTGATGACCTAGACTGACTGTAGTTCATTTAATATCAAAGAGCTTTTTACATCATTGCTGAAATCACAGAACACATCACAAAGCACATTAAA
This genomic interval from Camelus ferus isolate YT-003-E chromosome 11, BCGSAC_Cfer_1.0, whole genome shotgun sequence contains the following:
- the TMEM273 gene encoding protein FAM170B isoform X1; protein product: MGLGIRMLRALVLLLGTTEREEPSPQLGPATPHKEDVYFSGKGRRMLSWSSSLLSESSSEYQSYSQDQSCYSCTYSDKDAAQQNMCAFYTHVKTVQGVAVAWETDSGFEPVSRQPRIHEAEFIRRQRQKGSSFEMASNTDLRWELEASRNNTCSEPDDMELLAPLECCLQELRDTPDWLVTTNYGLRCMACCRVFPTLEELLEHAQYGIQEGFSCQIFFEEMLERRRARGQMQEQQPEEEEQSCSDSSERPRSHVKVLSSEPQTRPQKQ